The Eriocheir sinensis breed Jianghai 21 chromosome 21, ASM2467909v1, whole genome shotgun sequence genome includes the window GGGGGTTGAAAACTctttagagaaagaaaaggggaatataagaacaacagaaaaagcaAAGCttggaaaagatagaaaaatatgtaGGTGGTCAAAGTATTGAAAATTAGAGAAATCCTGGTCAGTGATGATGTTGACAAGGAAAAGCATCATTTTTACAGCAACTTGATGGCTTTAATGAACAAGGAAAGACTGTTAAGTTGGGGCCACCATCCTTAGTAGAAAGAGGGGAGGTAACATGATTGCAGTGTTCAGGGCATTTAGAGGGATAGATAATTGATAGAGAAATCTGTTTTGTTGGATAGGTGCATGACAAGAGGacatgaaaagaaagtgaaaaagacaagATGCTTGAGATATAAAATATGCAGTTTTCTACACAAATGTACTGAACTGTGAAACTGCCTGGACAATGAGAACATCCAGTCCAAAAATTATAATAAATTCAGACATTTGGTTGAATGAGACTCTTGAGACAGGACCTCATGAGCAAATCTAAGTTCCTGTTTATCACaagtaagtacacacacacacacacatgcaagcacacacacacgcacatccacccacacacacgcacacactttttTCATAGTTCAACTCAAGTGTTTATAGACTATTAATTACCAAATGAACTCAAATATCAAGTATTTGCATTGAACATATTCAAATATATGATTTTTTAAATAAGGATAATGTTAATTGATGGCTAAAACAAATACTGAAATACTGCCAATATGTTTACATAATATCTACTATCATCATTTTTTTGGAGATTATTTTAACAATTATTATTAACCAAAGTTTTGTACTTGTGGCTGGGGCTTGGCATCACTGCAGACACAGAGTAGACCCGAAAGCtgccatcaccataaccatcatGAAGGAAAACTGACGTGGCCAACAGGAGAACAAGCTGTAGTAAGAATGAAAAATGTTGACAAAAAAAATTCCATCCTTCTATTGAATATAAACAGTCAGGAAATGAAAAGGGTCACAATTCCTAGCCTGATGGTCTTGCAATATTAGCAGGGTGGCCAGAAACCTTTAAAATATTTATCAAACAGACTGGAAGGGACAGGGGAACAGAGGCTTGGAACATGCTGGGAGAAATGGATGGACTGGAAAACACACTTCTGCTGTGGTCAGCCTCTTTAGGGAGCTGTGGAGAGCAGGTGCCAACAGATCTATAGACACACATTAGTTATCTGAGGATTCCCACCTGGCACAGGAATCTTgaataaacacaaacacatttGTGGCTCACCACCTCATAAAACCTTTACATACTAATATCAGCTCTTTGTTTATCAAATACTGAACAATGATCTCATCTTTACTAATTTTGTTTGTGACCACTTCGCCCTTCAAATGCTACCATTTTACAATGGCTTAGCTGCCTCTTACATTTGGTCACACCTTTAAAAATAGTTTTCCTTGCAAAATACTCAGTCCTCAAAGTTTTACTAGACCAaatgtgtatatataattttcatttttttctagaaCTATTCTCAATCTCTGTCAGTCCGTTACACAAAAATTATAGCTCTGTTTTGGGTTGTGATTCAAAACCACagaagggggcttcgtggtgcagtggttagcacactcggctcacaactgagagagcccgggttcgattcccgggcggagtggaaaaaaatgggcggcttttccgataccctacgcccctgtccacccagcagtgaatgggtaccaagtaataatcaggggttgtgtcctgggatctgttcccttctcctataattccttccccctcctgtctctctctggcaaaactttccaaactttcttcAAAACCACAGATCTAAATTAATTAGTGAAGACTTCTATTACTGCAGAAGGAATTGAAGCAAGATGTCAGACATATAAATAGTAATGAACACATAAGAACTTAAGAATTTGTTCCCTTACCAGAGCAACATGCATGGCACAAACTGGCAGCCACACTCCTCGACTCAGTGTTTTAGCATCCCGTGTAAGGTCATCTACAATTGTAGGTAAGCACCCCTGGAAAGAGCAACAATGATTCAATAAAATCATTATTTTCCAGGACAAACTACCTAAAGTAATAAGTTCATGGTAGAGATGAAATACAATACCCAATGTAAAGATAAAATATACAAATCATACCACAgtaaaatctctgttatttgtattattCCAGCCAAACCCAATATACTAGTCAAATGAAAATTCAGGAGTGTCAAAGGATTTTTTTATGACCTTCAAATAAGAAGATTGGGATAATTACTTCTAAGGAtgctttgatgtaaaaaaaaaaaaaaaaaagttctcaaCACTTATGTTGACGTGGAGTTACGCTTAATACTTCAAAAGTAGTTCATGTAGACTGGCTCAAGAAGGTGCCTTGTAGAAGCCGACCaggctcttgcagactctttataTTCTTAGAAAAGCTTATAGATTATTTAATTCAAGGTACTTAAAAATAACAAGTAAACTTACCTCAGTTTCTATATCATCTGCTGGATCCACAGTATTTTTTATGTCTTTGCCACACCCTTCAGAAATAAGCAAGCAGCATGAGTCAGGAACATCCGTACCATTGCCAAATGATGTGGGGAACCAATCTTCGTAGCTTTCTACTCCACAACAATTCATCTGTAATTAAGATTATtttagtccatcgactctaacttgagccctgtggcttggccccattgtttacagatctagcgatgacctgtgcatggcgatctgtctcactgttagtcagTACGATATCTATTTATGGACCTTTGGTGTACTTGGCCACATTcaagggaaagaatgatagacttCTCAGATGGTCACTTAGCTTGAAAGCTTATAAATTCAGGGTTGTCCATATTGCTGGTAAGGACAACGTGGGTGCTGATTTTCTTACTAGATCACCCTCATAATCCTATCTAATGTCTTTCTCATCTACTTGCAGTAGATTCTTGTTTGGGGGGCTGTGTAAGGGCCACcagcaaccctcacataactgtgtgtgtatgtgtgtgtgtgtgtgtgtgtttctgtgtgcgtaggaacatcacgccaccgtaactACCACTTATCCACACATGGTGCTTCACGTGAATTGCCAatgcacgcttcgaacccgcgaggagAATCGGTGGTGTTGTCTGATCTTGGGTTGTTAACATCCTCAGTGACCTCCAGTcttctgccggcaacatacaTCCACACCATTAAGGGCTGAGGTCCTCATTTAAaagacatcactttcgtgggctgaaaTGATTCTATCTCTGCCggttcaagccgctgtatagagaggggacggaactcttatcctgccgcctctggtctcgtcttgagctgtgctacgttacatctgtgctactgtcacgaccccacaccaggtgatctttaaccttgttctatttaacctctccacagtgttggcctaaaggctgtgttgttgctatacttgaaatactatggtgaggtttaatagacggttatatcactgttacgtgtttgggggagttcattgttgatttttgttacacctttgtggtgattgtgtgcacagtgtcctcggttgtcctgattgacttccgtgtatacgactccgcaccaggtaagtctaaccttctctttcattcctctcccatgtttattcgtgctcttttcttagctgcctgtaatgtgattactatttaggtagtatcatttgtgtggagaggatgctagacggttaaATTACTGTACatgttggaggagttatgtcagtgttattaactgttatttaataaacctaatgttaagttagcaagtgtttgccttcccacttcctgagatacctatcattttctatcctgaaccttcggcattggaggcgaacaTAGTTCGCCtccaggggaggagaggggacaagagggaacgagagaagaggagaggagaggggacgagaggggacaagaggggacgagaggggacgagaggggacgagagaggaggagaggggacgagagaggaggagaggggacgagagaggaggacaggggacgagaggggaggacaagggaggaaaggggacgagaGAGGACGAGACCCCTCCCAGTCACTGATCTTCACCCCCCCACCAAGCCTCTAGGGATCCCGAGGGTACAGGTCCCATTCTTGACCTGATCACAGTGCAGGGGGGATGTCTCGCCGCGCAAAGCATATTTTGCGAATGCCCAACTTTGCTTGTGCCCTTGATGAGGCCCCTAGTGACTTCACAGATAGTGATGCGAGTGACTTTGAGTCTGATAGTGACCTTGATAAATATTATATATAGTGATAGTGGTAGCTCGAGTGGTGAGGAAAGTGAGGTGCCGATGCCTCGCCACTAGTAAGTCTACAGGATGTAACACTCCAAATATCGGAAACTTCCGGCGCCTAGAAATCATGGAAATTTTAAGAGTTGAGTAGTAAAATGTATCAATTATGTGTTGTCTAATCATTCTGAACACttttctgcaaaaaaaaaaaatccaaatttgCTTGGCACCAGGGGAAGGTTTTTGCAAAAAATGGTTGGCACCCAGAGGgttaaggcgtaatttacccaaaagtgaaaGCCCTGgaattgcgccatgtggctcaactggtgctgtgtctgcccacaaaggacaagaacaaacctgtctACATTTTTTAGCAGACTTAAAGTTAGTGAAGGAGGAACCACATTTAGCAGGAGCTAATTGGTCCACTatctgtttccaaagttagcaaaAATGCTACTCAGCTAACAAAAAAGTTAGTTTCACTAATCAGCGGTTAGTGGAACTGTGCTCATTTTGTCCTGACTATAATTTTATTTTATCTTGAGTTTGACATGCATAAAACTCACCTCAAGCTGAATTTCATCCCACAACTGAGTGTCAGATGCATTCACGCCATAGCCTGCCTCTGTTATTGTCATTTCTTGCTTCATGTGAAGAGTAAGGGACTGCAAAAACAGCTCCTTCTTCTGGTACACCATCAATGTTGAGGCTATTTCCGTGACTATCGCCAACAGCAGCAATGAAAGGCACTGCAACATAACCACAGTTTTAATATTCACATTAACAGATGTAGTGAATAAGTAAAACTAATGGCAATTGGAATCTATCATAATCAAAGGTAAACCACAAATATTTCAATACTGCTAAATATAACTTGGATTCATCAATTAGAAACCATATAGGATGTAACAAAGCTGTTCATCATCACTCTAGCTTAAAATGTGTTCAGTGTGCTATTTTATCCCTCCAAGCCACTGTTTTCTGAAGCACACTCAAGAGCCTGAGATGCAACTGATAAAATCTTCATGAATGAAGTTGTGGCATGTTCAGAGTTagatttttttagcttttttttttccattttatgttTTTTAGTGTTTATCCAACCAAGTTAGAAATGACTCCTTATGCACAAGATAACCTAGTATACTCTCACCATCTTAAAGGCTTTTGGATTTGGTGCCAAAGTTGATATAGCACCAACAGTACTGATAGCCGTGATGACGACTCCCAGCACCATCACCGACCCCACAGCCATCCACAGCCACACAGGCACCCAAGGCGAGAGGTAGGCCACATAGGCAGTCAGCAGACTGGCACCAGTATAGCCCACTGCTATACCAGTGCCCTGCAGGTCCATAAAAAGTAAAACCAGTTCAGAGTAATATGTAGACACTACAAACCAAACTTAAATTAACCATGTACATTACAGCAAATAATATTCACCAATATTTACCAAACTATTTGAAGGAATATAATCACTATATATTCAAATGTTTGTTATATCCAAAAGTATTAATATGTATAAGGTACTATACTATTAAATTTATACATAGGGTACCTATATACACAAGATAGCATTAACAGTAATTTCTTTGTAATTTGTTTTgtttgagtatatatatatatatatatatatatatatatatatatatatatatatatatatatatatatatatatatatatatatatatatatatatatatatatatatatatatatatatatatatatatatatatatatatatatatatatatatatatatatatatatatatatatatatatatatatatatatatatatatatatatatatatatatatatatatatatatatatatatatatatatatatatatatatatatatattacttaaacaaataagaaagatatcaaataaacaaaaaaaatgatggaCATGAAAAAGTTGGGTAGATTTTTTATTTGGTTTGACAGACTTGATTACTGCTCTCTAAAGGACTTCCCGTATCAACTCGGACATCCAAACAGCCTTTCCTGACCCCACGAACAGCTTTATGTTAAACAACTTTTATTGCAACCTATCCTAATTCATTACAAGAAAGACTTCAATTGAAATTTAATTATCATCTATTAGCTTGTCAAGAAAGACAAGTTGATAGTCAGTAATTGAATATCCATTAAAGTCTTATTTGTAATTCAGTATTAAATATGCTCTATGTTTTTAAGATGGTTTCCAACAAAAATAATAGCCCCAAGAAAATAGTGAATGCAATTTAGTGGAATTCATTCAGTTTAGTGGAGTATGCAAAGGCATTTTTTGTTGAAATTGGTGGAATAGTTCACAGCTATATTAAAACTGGGATGAATGTAATAGTCTACTAAACTAAGATTTAACGTGATGATCTACATGCATGTGACACAGTGTCAATTTACAACAGATACATGATATGCACATAAGAATATTTGACAGCCATGCAAATTTGGGAAGATGCTGGCTGAGCTGAGTAGGGTGAAGATGTAGGTGTGGGGCTGTAGCCTCGGCAATGGGAGCTTGTGAAGATGGTGGTGTTTTTTCTCCGCACATTTGATGTTCAAATGTGCCCTAAGCACAGTACATACTCTCAAACTTACTTATTTGATACCACATTTAATACTGTGGAATATTTCACAAATAATGGAGGTTTGATTCAGAAAACTTCAATTTACTGGATGAGTGCGGCTTACTTTAGTCCTCAATCAATAGTTTGATAAAGTTATGGGGTTTCATAAAGTTATGTGGTTTCATTTTGTACTTTTTCATGATCTATTTGGTAATGTAAATACTATACTGTCCTCAAACTTCGAGAGCATTATGGTGAAGAACTAAAATAATACACAGAAATAGGGTGCCCAATAATGTGATccttccctgagagagagagagagagagagagagagagagtgtcaacaAGTATCAGTGAGTGGTGGGTAGAGTGGTGGTGAAtattcatccctcttcctcctcagccatGGGCGAGCATAAGCATCCCCGGCACGGACTAGGGAGACTAtaatatatacgtatatacattatcatTGTCTCCCTGCCCCACGACCAGCACCTTCTAACTCCATCACTTCCCAGCTGGAATACATGCAGCAGTGTAAGGGGTGGCGGCAACGCCGTGACCCTGCCTCAACGTACATCGAGGGTGTAACGCTCTCTTGAGGCAGAAGCGCTTCAAGGTAAATTCAAGGCAAGGTAAGACCCAGACCGCGGGGCGGGTGACTCACTGGCCGCAAGTCATCACCGCGTCGTAATAGCTTTTTTTACCACATGTCCACGCCGGCACGACCACGGGACACTCCCGTGGCGGCACAACGctgaggagagggagtgagggcggTACTCACAGCCatgatgatgaaggtggcgaAGGCGATGTACTTGGCGACGGCCATGATCAGCTGATCGTCACGctcacttgttgttgttgttgtttcttgttgttgttgttcctgacAGTTTTCATaccaaaaaaaatgaataatgactatttttcttttttacgttttttgttgttgttgttagtagggAAAAATGAAACTCTACATAATAAATTTGTTTTATCCACTGATCTCTAATATATATAAGCCATGAAATATGATATCGTGCCCACAACCGCTTCATCCTTCCGTTTAGCTGTgacaacaagtccataacttaaGTAACAGCATCACAACCTGCAGCTGCAAACGGCGccatatgattgattgattgattgattgatagtttattgtcgaAACAGGGCGGCTCGTTTGTTGAcgttgtggatacgggcaactgattTTGCTGACTTGTCGTGTACGTGACGCACACCtgcagaaaagttggagttgccggctGCCCCCACCGACAACGCggctggaggaaaaaggcccaagaaggatggaaagatcgATTCAGAGGTATCAGGTTTTGGGTAAGAAAAACAGCAAATGGATAAAAGAACaaactatgtatatatatgtatatattaaaaTGAAATCGGCCTGTCAGTCGTGGTGTTAGTTgtgaccatggaggtagaattggtggagtcgacatcagcccaattaataAGTGAATCCGCACGAGCTGttatttttacggccaggtgtcaagtgttgtcaggtcaggctccctcttaatgggctcggccgcCCACCCCCATCTGTTGGCCGTAAATTTGatagttcgtcggcttcacctcaatgaatgggattagcgggccgtgtcgactccaccaattgtACCTCCATGGCGGTGACAGACCGCGCATGTGTGAATGTTTGTTTGTGTCCCTGAGGCGGCGGGGAACAGACGACACAAGGTAGGCCCAATTAGATTCAGCCTTCCGCAGAACAAATTTAGTgagaaggaggtaaaaaataTAATGTTCAGTTTTATCGACTTGAGACAGCGGTGAGATTTAGCAAACGGACAGGAATAGCAATCGGACACGTGCGAGGAGCTGCTGTTTCTTTACGCATCCCACATGTTATTCACGTTGTCCCTCTGCAGCACATAAGAGGGAAAGAGAACTGTGTATCATAAGTGTGGGAATCAAATGGATGGGACGCCTCAGGGGGACGAGCTCTACCTTCCATCAGAAATGTACACACCGACTGCCATGGCCTAAATGTGGGGAAAATAATACGCAATGCTTATTATTGGGTGAAGATTTATTTTGGGACTTGCTCTAGTGTTTCCATAcaagttcttttattttttttttatttaagtgtAAGGAAGCAAACTTTTCACAGTAACCAGCAACGTGACAAATGGCTATAGGGAAAGATGAATAGTTGAGTATAATCAATAAATGTGCCAAACACCAGAATGAGTTGAATGCTTTACCCCGAGTACACCTCAAGAGTTACGTATCACCCATGAATATTATAGTAGCCTCATCATACACCAACGTTCCCCATCTCCCACTCTTCTAAGCAGGCACAGCACCAATGTTCTTATGGAGGTTCATGATTAAATGTTACCATGTATGATGTGTTATcatattgtcatttttttttagtttaaatTTCTTGGAAGTAACATTCACACTTAAAAACACAGGACTATGCTAAGTAAACATATAGTAAAGctcaatatatatgtatatattatatttCGTGAGATGTTAAAGAATACATAATAcgaataagtatatatttttgaCAAAGTGGTCATGTCCTTTGTCTTCTACCCTCCAGAGCAAAGGGTGCAAATCATATCTGGGGTAAATCACATTTCTAGGTAAGAAATGTGATTTGTAACTTCTTGTGCATAACAGGAGAAACACTGAGTAAGAATATCAGTTCACAAACGTCTTTTAATGGGTTTGATATGGTTTGATGACACCAATTTTTTGCCAAACTGAAGGGTTTAATTGATTGAAACTTTTTTTTCCAAGGTAATGGTATGAATAATGAAAGAATATCAGGTTTCCATGTAAAGACTTCTTAAATATCCTTCAAatgatgtatttttctttacaGAAACACACCATGAAGTACATTCTGGTCACTGGTGGAGTAATTTCTGGGATTGGGAAAGGTATCATAGCCTCTAGCATTGGCACAATCCTAAAGCAGTGTGGCTTACGTGTAACTTCTATCAAAATTGACCCATACATCAATATTGATGCTGGAACATTCTCGCCATATGAACATGGTAAGTAAATCAATATATATTTTAGTGTCTTTGAAGCATAAAGATCCTTTCTTTGGGGGTGGATGAGAAGGGAATTAGGGGGATGTATGCAGCACCTGATGCAGGGAGCAGCTTGCTTATAGTCAGTAAAAGAATGGTACTCTTCTGGGTGAAGTTTTTGAGACAAAGGTTTTGCAGCACTTTCATGACATGACGGTAGCCTTAAGTCTCTGGCAGCAATTGCTTCCTCCTGCCTCAGGCAGCAATTGCTTCCTCCTGCCTCAGGCAGCAATTGCTTCCTCCTGCCTCAGGCAGCAATTGCTTCCTCCTGCCTCAGGCACCTGCAGGCTATCATGAAGGAAGGCCTCTACTCTACCGTATATCACTTAAATGCACCTGGAGTTACCAAAATTGAACGTGCTTTTTATCCATATTGTGCAAATTATTGGCCCCATTTAGGAGTTATCAAAGGAAATCATAGCCCAGATAATTACTCTAAAACTTCAAAAATGAGGGCATACACAATAGGTGTGTGTGGCCTTAATGCTCATTTCCATCTCTttaacccttgagcctgtggtgggtaaggtttccccaggtacccttttattgaccagcctgaaggggaggatgaacaactgggtgagctgcatgtcGACTGCCCGGGTTGGGATTTGAACCTGGACCCACAGATTAgcagccaggcacgctaaccactgcaccacagagaCACACTCTACAGGAGGTAGACCATCAAACAAAGTAAATGAGTGAGCTTGTAGGGGTAGCATTGTCTACCATTAGAAAATGGTTGGCAAGCTTTAGGAAGGATGTGGGGGATGAAACAAACTCAGAAAATGTGGGTAGATTGCCCCAGAATGTTTTCTCATTGTCCCGTGAACATTGTGAAGTGTGTAGTGGAGGCCAACCCTCATGTTACAATGTCAGTGTGAGTGGCATCTTGGCATGTGCACAAGCTTGGGTACA containing:
- the LOC127001588 gene encoding tetraspanin-4-like, encoding MAVAKYIAFATFIIMAGTGIAVGYTGASLLTAYVAYLSPWVPVWLWMAVGSVMVLGVVITAISTVGAISTLAPNPKAFKMCLSLLLLAIVTEIASTLMVYQKKELFLQSLTLHMKQEMTITEAGYGVNASDTQLWDEIQLEMNCCGVESYEDWFPTSFGNGTDVPDSCCLLISEGCGKDIKNTVDPADDIETEGCLPTIVDDLTRDAKTLSRGVWLPVCAMHVALLVLLLATSVFLHDGYGDGSFRVYSVSAVMPSPSHKYKTLVNNNC